In Ignavibacteriota bacterium, a genomic segment contains:
- a CDS encoding RNA polymerase sigma factor has translation MSAPHIVSDDAALMDRHLGGDDDAFLELFQRLNGRLHMFALRFLGNAEQADDVIQEVWEKVILMRRTPSRVENPAAYIFMMVRNCCLNSIKYRRRTSPFSTMEEDSHPRSSGDERTEMEEIVFAALHSLPHEYREVLVLNVYSGYSLGEIAALMDKSPEAIWKRASRAREKLRSAVLAMAEGQRLDMPALGGSIA, from the coding sequence ATGAGCGCACCGCACATAGTGTCCGACGATGCGGCCCTCATGGACCGCCATCTCGGCGGCGACGATGACGCGTTTCTGGAGCTTTTTCAGCGCCTGAACGGCCGTCTTCACATGTTTGCCCTGCGCTTCCTTGGAAATGCGGAGCAAGCGGACGACGTGATACAGGAAGTGTGGGAAAAGGTGATACTCATGCGCCGCACGCCGTCGCGTGTCGAGAATCCGGCCGCGTACATCTTTATGATGGTGCGCAATTGTTGTCTGAACTCGATCAAATACCGGCGGCGGACCTCGCCGTTTTCGACAATGGAAGAAGACTCGCATCCGCGGTCATCGGGTGATGAGAGAACCGAGATGGAGGAAATCGTTTTTGCCGCGCTGCACTCGTTGCCGCACGAATACCGTGAAGTACTCGTTTTGAACGTGTACAGCGGGTACAGTCTCGGCGAAATAGCGGCATTGATGGACAAGAGTCCGGAGGCGATCTGGAAACGCGCCTCCAGGGCACGTGAAAAACTTCGTTCCGCCGTTCTCGCAATGGCGGAAGGACAGCGCCTGGATATGCCGGCGTTGGGCGGCTCAATAGCGTGA